The Changchengzhania lutea genomic sequence GAGGTTAAAACCGAAGTTACAAACGCAATACCCAAAGGTTGCAGCAAACGTCCTTCCATACCGCTTAAAAAGAATAGGGGCACAAATGAGACAATAATAATAAGCGTTGCGATAATGATAGAGCTTCGTATTTCTACGGAAGCGTCTCGTACAACCGTAGTGGTCGATCGACGTTCTGATTTTGGTTTTCTAATATTTTCGCGCAAGCGTTTATAGACGTTTTCCACATCTATAATGGCGTCATCCACCAATGCACCAATGGCAATTGCCATACCTCCCAAACTCATCGTATTTATGGTATACCCCAACCATTTTAAAATGATGATGGACACCAATAATGAAATAGGAATAGCCAACAAGGAAATTACCGTCGTTCTCCAATTCATTAAAAAGATGAACAGGATAATCATTACAAAGAATGCGCCTTCCAGTAAGGTCCAATTTAAGTTACTGATGGATGCATCTATAAAATCTGACTGTCTAAAAATGTGATTTTTAATGTTGACACCTTTAGGTAAAGTTTTTTCCAAATCGGCAATCGCTTCATCCAATCGGTCTGTTAATTCCAATGTGTTGACATCGGGTTGTTTTGAAATGGTTAAAATAACTGCTGGTTTTGCATTTAATGACCCATCTCCAATTTTATCCGCAGCTCCAATTTGCACGGTCGCCACATCCTTGATTTTTATGGTTTGTCCATTGACTTGTTTTAAAACAGCCTCCTGTAAATCTTCTAATGCATACGCTCTACCACTACCCTTTATGATGTATTGATTTCCATATTGATTAATCACGCCACCAGGTGCGCTTGAGTTTGCTTCTTTTACGTGTTCTACTAATTCTGAAAGACTCACATCGTAGTGTTTCATCTTTTCAGGATTGGCAAATACTTGGTATTGCTTATAATCCCCACCGATGACTACTACATTTGCAATGCCGCCAATCGCTTTTATTCGTGGGCGAATTGTCCAATCTGATAAGGTTCGTAATTCCATTGGCGATAAACTATCGGACGTTACGCCCAACAACATAATTTCGCCCATAATGGATGAAATCGGTGCCATTGTTGGTGCCCCGATGCCTTCGGGTAAATTCTCCCTTACCATCGGGATACGTTCACTAACAATTTGGCGTGCTCGATAAATATCGGTTCCCCATTCAAATTCTACCCAAACAATGGAAATTCCAGCTGCTGATGACGAACGGATTCGTCTCACATTTGGCGAACCGTTTAAGGCAGTCTCCAATTGATAGGTTACTAATTTTTCTACTTCTTCAGATTCCATTCCGTGCGCTTCGGTAAGAATGGTTACCGTTGGCGCTGTAAGGTCCGGGAATACATCCACGTTCATGGTTCGTGCATAATACACACCCAATACACTTAATGCAACTGCTCCCAATAAAATGAGCAATCTGTTTTGAAGTGAAATTGATAATATTTTGTTTAACATCTTTTTTTTAGTTTTTAATGATGAATTTCTAATGTTGAATTTTTAATGCTGAATGTTTAATACAACCTATAATTCATAATTCAATATTCATAGCTCACAATTCATTTAATCGAGACTTGGGACGTTTTGACAATAGACGTAAGGATTCTGATTAATTCTTCTACTTGAACCAACAGATTTGATGTTTCTACATCCACAATTCGACTATGTTGGATAAGCCTTAACCAATATTTTGTCTCACGAGCTTCCTTTGATGAAATGGCCATTTTATGTGTAAAATCACGCTTGCTTATTCCTGCCGTAGCCTCCTCAACATTCGCGCCTATGCTGGTACCACTTCTTAACACTGGTTAGGATAGCACATACTCATTTTGAGCTTTCATTTGCTTATAGAGCTCAATAATTTGCAGAGCAAAATCGAAGGACTTGGTTAAAATGATATTGTCTTTGTTCATAATTTCTATAATTTTTAATGTTGAATGAATCCTTATTCATAATTCACAATTCATCATTCAAAATTCGTTTAGTGTTCGTGACCATGTGCAGGTGTTGAACCAGACATGGAAGCCATTTTAACTTGGTATGCACCTGCAGTTACCACCACTTCTCCAACTTGTAAACCTTGAAGTATTTCTACATTCTCGCCATTACGCTTTCCTATTTTCACAGGTCGTCTTTCAAAACTTTCGCCTGAAAATTGTACGATAACGGAATAACTGCCATAATCTTCCAACAATCCATTAACAGGAATCGTAGTGTTCTGGGTAGCATTTCCCATTGCAATTTGAACAGGCATTAAACTTCCTTCTGGCATATCGACGACTGCATTTACCTGTGCAAAAACTGAAATCAATGGGTTTTCACGGGCCACAT encodes the following:
- a CDS encoding four helix bundle protein is translated as MLRSGTSIGANVEEATAGISKRDFTHKMAISSKEARETKYWLRLIQHSRIVDVETSNLLVQVEELIRILTSIVKTSQVSIK